One region of Pygocentrus nattereri isolate fPygNat1 chromosome 14, fPygNat1.pri, whole genome shotgun sequence genomic DNA includes:
- the hoxb4a gene encoding homeobox protein Hox-B4a has protein sequence MAMSSYLINSNYVDPKFPPCEEYSQSDYLPSHSPDYYSAQRQEPSFQHESIYHQRSGCADPAYSSCQGPGQPAVVMSPRGHVLSPAALSTPLPEPSHHCDSVTPSPPPACGQTPISQSTPSATSRKDPVVYPWMKKVHVNIVSPNYSGGEPKRSRTAYTRQQVLELEKEFHYNRYLTRRRRVEIAHTLCLSERQIKIWFQNRRMKWKKDHKLPNTKIRSSHSANSNSSGGPLGSQNRAGGPPPSL, from the exons ATGGCCATGAGTTCCTATTTGATCAACTCGAACTATGTGGACCCCAAGTTTCCACCCTGCGAGGAATACTCCCAGAGCGACTACCTACCCAGTCATTCTCCGGACTACTATAGCGCCCAGAGGCAAGAGCCATCGTTCCAGCATGAGTCGATCTACCACCAGCGGTCGGGCTGCGCCGACCCAGCCTACTCGTCGTGCCAGGGTCCAGGGCAGCCAGCCGTGGTGATGTCTCCTCGGGGTCACGTACTAAGCCCAGCTGCACTCTCGACCCCTCTCCCAGAACCAAGCCATCACTGCGACTCGGTCACTCCGAGCCCTCCGCCTGCTTGCGGTCAGACTCCCATCAGCCAAAGCACTCCTTCGGCCACTTCGCGCAAGGACCCCGTGGTTTACCCTTGGATGAAAAAAGTGCACGTAAACATCG TGAGCCCGAACTATTCGGGGGGAGAGCCCAAGCGCTCGCGCACAGCTTACACACGCCAGCAAGTTCTCGAGCTGGAAAAAGAGTTTCACTACAACCGCTATCTTACTCGCAGGCGCAGGGTGGAGATCGCCCACACCCTTTGCCTTTCCGAGCGACAGATAAAGATCTGGTTCCAGAACCGGCGTATGAAGTGGAAGAAAGACCACAAGCTACCCAACACGAAGATACGCTCCAGCCACTCTGCCAACTCGAATTCAAGCGGCGGCCCGTTGGGCAGTCAAAATCGAGCTGGGGGACCTCCACCGAGCCTATAG